In a genomic window of Thermodesulfatator atlanticus DSM 21156:
- the bioD gene encoding dethiobiotin synthase, with protein MIFFVTGTDTGIGKTYATALLAKGFELLGKKVITQKPVQTGADCPEDLFMHRKLTGWSPDPPELLKLTSPYVFEFPAAPETAASLEGKKIDILHLKRTSERLAKDFEVVLIEGAGGLYVPITKEESMLDFISLLACPVFVVSAARLGTINHTVLTVNALKQRGLYVAGLIYNLCFAKDEIIAQKSLEDIMRLCELEHVLLMPKIEGQISTPLAEKARDFLLKIFSPRFELQAF; from the coding sequence ATGATTTTTTTTGTTACCGGAACTGATACAGGCATTGGAAAGACTTATGCCACAGCCCTTTTGGCCAAAGGATTTGAGCTATTGGGAAAAAAAGTCATCACCCAAAAGCCTGTCCAAACAGGGGCGGACTGTCCAGAAGATCTTTTTATGCACCGCAAATTAACCGGCTGGTCTCCTGATCCCCCTGAGCTTTTAAAACTTACTTCGCCTTATGTTTTTGAGTTTCCTGCAGCCCCTGAAACTGCTGCCTCCCTTGAGGGTAAAAAAATAGACATTTTGCACTTAAAGCGAACTTCCGAAAGACTTGCCAAAGACTTTGAGGTAGTGCTGATCGAAGGCGCTGGAGGACTTTACGTTCCCATTACCAAAGAAGAGAGCATGCTTGATTTTATTTCTCTTCTGGCCTGCCCGGTGTTCGTAGTATCAGCAGCGCGCCTTGGCACTATCAACCATACGGTGCTCACCGTCAACGCCCTTAAACAAAGGGGCCTTTACGTGGCCGGCTTAATCTACAACTTATGCTTTGCCAAAGATGAAATAATTGCCCAAAAAAGCCTTGAAGACATAATGAGGCTCTGTGAGCTTGAGCATGTTTTACTGATGCCCAAAATAGAAGGCCAGATATCTACCCCTTTGGCTGAAAAAGCCAGGGATTTTCTTCTAAAGATTTTTAGCCCGCGCTTTGAATTGCAGGCTTTTTAG
- the frr gene encoding ribosome recycling factor: protein MIKELLDDAKRRMAKSVENFKDEIARIRTGRASVALLDGIKVDYYGTQMPLNQMATISVADARLIVIQPWDVSAIGAIEKAIQRSELGLNPVNDGKVIRISVPPLTEERRKELVKMVRKIAEEARIAVRNIRRDVLDDLKELKKEGEISEDDFYRAQDQLQKITDEYIGKIEKILEQKEKDIMTV from the coding sequence ATGATTAAGGAACTTTTAGACGATGCCAAACGCCGCATGGCAAAGTCTGTTGAGAATTTTAAAGACGAAATCGCCCGTATTCGCACGGGGCGAGCTTCGGTAGCACTCCTTGATGGCATAAAAGTCGATTATTACGGCACTCAAATGCCGCTTAATCAGATGGCCACTATTAGCGTGGCAGATGCTCGTCTTATCGTTATTCAGCCATGGGATGTTTCTGCCATTGGCGCCATTGAGAAGGCCATCCAGCGCTCAGAACTGGGTTTAAACCCGGTAAATGATGGCAAGGTGATTCGGATCTCTGTTCCCCCTCTTACAGAAGAACGCCGCAAAGAGCTGGTAAAGATGGTTCGCAAGATCGCCGAAGAAGCCCGTATCGCCGTAAGAAACATCCGCCGCGACGTACTTGATGACCTAAAAGAACTTAAAAAAGAAGGCGAAATCTCTGAAGACGATTTTTACCGGGCCCAGGATCAGCTCCAGAAGATAACCGACGAATACATTGGCAAAATCGAAAAGATTTTGGAACAAAAAGAAAAAGATATTATGACTGTTTAA
- a CDS encoding methyltransferase domain-containing protein codes for MPNKELVKKRFLRSLYTYEKEAHVQKKMAERLLLRLKSFDTQGKVLEIGAGTGLFTRMFLKKFSPEKYFVTDLVKECAPFFEGLSVFFVASDGESLCFRKNTFSLVVSNATFQWFLNPKKAFEAIGKLLLPGGILAFSTFGPKTMQEFSHRQTPPGLLTMRQILGLKPPFFEPLWEEAWVETIYFATPKEALRHVRETGAMGHLESKWSLKEIKTWEMKYQALRTSEGLPLTFEPIIMIWRKK; via the coding sequence ATGCCTAATAAAGAATTAGTTAAAAAACGTTTTCTAAGATCTCTTTATACCTATGAAAAAGAAGCCCATGTCCAGAAAAAAATGGCGGAAAGGCTTCTTTTAAGGCTTAAGTCTTTTGACACTCAGGGAAAAGTTCTTGAAATTGGCGCGGGAACCGGACTCTTTACCCGTATGTTTCTTAAAAAGTTTAGCCCTGAAAAGTACTTTGTTACGGACCTGGTAAAAGAATGTGCCCCCTTTTTTGAAGGACTTTCGGTTTTTTTTGTAGCTTCAGACGGCGAAAGCCTTTGTTTCAGGAAAAACACCTTTTCGCTGGTGGTTTCAAACGCAACTTTTCAATGGTTTTTAAATCCTAAGAAGGCATTTGAAGCCATAGGAAAATTATTGCTTCCTGGGGGAATCCTAGCTTTTAGCACTTTTGGCCCGAAAACCATGCAGGAATTCTCCCATCGCCAAACGCCTCCAGGTTTGCTTACTATGAGGCAAATTTTAGGGCTTAAGCCTCCCTTTTTTGAACCCCTTTGGGAAGAGGCCTGGGTTGAGACTATTTACTTTGCCACCCCTAAAGAAGCCTTGCGCCACGTAAGGGAAACTGGAGCCATGGGGCACCTTGAGTCCAAATGGTCACTAAAAGAAATTAAGACCTGGGAGATGAAATACCAGGCCCTGCGTACTTCAGAGGGGCTTCCTCTTACCTTTGAACCTATCATTATGATCTGGAGGAAAAAATGA
- a CDS encoding 1-deoxy-D-xylulose-5-phosphate reductoisomerase, protein MAKKLAVLGSTGSIGRNSLEVVANFPERFEIITLAAGENIKLLAEQAHKFRPKQVACKNEHLAKKLKPLLPKGVKLVSGKEGVISCATHEEVELVVSAIVGAAGLLPTFAAVEAGKDLALANKESLVMAGELLIKEAAKRGVKILPVDSEHAAIFQCLQAGRKEDVSRLILTASGGPFRELPKEDFPKVTPEKALKHPNWQMGAKITIDSATLMNKGLEVIEAHFLFEMPPEKIEVVVHPQSIVHSMVEFVDGSVIAQLSLPDMRLPIAYALSYPERLSLPYPKLNLVELGKLTFEAPDLERFPCLSLAYKALELKGSAPAVLNAANEIAVEAFLEGRLSFDKIPLVVEETLKRADIKPCFSLDEVINADIFARIIAHQIIDELERR, encoded by the coding sequence ATGGCTAAAAAACTTGCTGTTTTAGGCTCAACCGGCTCTATAGGACGCAATTCTTTAGAAGTCGTCGCCAATTTTCCTGAGCGTTTTGAGATAATCACCCTTGCTGCAGGAGAGAATATCAAGCTTTTAGCAGAACAAGCGCACAAATTTAGGCCCAAGCAGGTGGCCTGCAAAAACGAACACCTTGCTAAAAAGCTAAAACCCCTTTTACCAAAGGGCGTCAAACTCGTTTCAGGAAAAGAAGGCGTTATATCCTGTGCCACCCACGAAGAGGTCGAACTGGTTGTCTCAGCCATTGTGGGAGCAGCAGGCCTTTTGCCCACCTTTGCCGCGGTGGAAGCAGGCAAGGACCTTGCCCTTGCCAACAAAGAATCCCTTGTCATGGCAGGGGAGCTTCTCATTAAAGAAGCTGCTAAGCGAGGCGTTAAAATTCTTCCCGTTGATAGCGAGCATGCGGCTATTTTTCAGTGTTTGCAGGCGGGCAGAAAAGAAGACGTATCGCGGCTTATCCTTACTGCTTCAGGCGGGCCTTTTAGGGAACTTCCTAAGGAAGATTTTCCTAAAGTAACCCCTGAGAAGGCCCTCAAACACCCCAACTGGCAGATGGGGGCAAAGATCACTATAGACTCAGCTACCCTTATGAACAAGGGGCTCGAAGTCATTGAGGCCCACTTTTTATTTGAGATGCCCCCGGAAAAAATAGAAGTAGTAGTGCATCCCCAGAGTATTGTTCACTCTATGGTTGAGTTTGTTGACGGTTCGGTAATCGCTCAGCTCAGCCTCCCAGATATGCGGCTACCTATTGCTTATGCACTCTCTTATCCCGAAAGATTATCTCTTCCCTATCCTAAGCTTAACTTAGTAGAGCTTGGCAAACTCACCTTTGAGGCCCCAGACCTTGAACGATTTCCGTGTCTATCACTTGCTTATAAAGCTTTAGAGCTAAAAGGCTCAGCTCCTGCGGTTTTAAACGCCGCAAATGAAATTGCCGTAGAGGCTTTTTTAGAGGGTCGTTTAAGCTTTGATAAAATACCGCTGGTGGTCGAAGAGACACTTAAGCGGGCTGATATAAAACCTTGCTTTTCCTTGGATGAAGTTATAAATGCCGATATATTTGCTAGAATAATTGCCCATCAAATCATAGACGAACTGGAGAGGCGCTAA
- a CDS encoding isoprenyl transferase, protein MIAGLDPAKIPAHVAIIMDGNGRWAKARHLPRVMGHREGMKSVRAVIETARKVGVKVLTLYAFSKENWQRPKDEVSFLMKLLSEYLQKEVDELHEKDVQIRAIGEIELLPANVLELLKAAIEKTAKNQGLILNLALSYGGRAEIAQAARLIAQAVLKGELKPSEIDEALFARFLYTKDLPDPDLLIRTSGEMRLSNFLLYQTAYTELYFTETLWPDFREEEFIKALKDYQRRERRFGKISEQIHG, encoded by the coding sequence ATGATAGCAGGTCTTGACCCCGCAAAAATTCCAGCACACGTCGCCATCATAATGGACGGAAATGGCAGATGGGCCAAAGCTCGTCATCTGCCCCGTGTAATGGGGCATCGTGAAGGCATGAAATCTGTACGCGCGGTAATTGAAACCGCCCGCAAGGTTGGCGTAAAAGTGCTCACCCTTTATGCTTTTTCCAAAGAAAACTGGCAGCGCCCCAAAGATGAAGTCTCTTTTTTGATGAAGCTTCTTTCAGAATATTTGCAAAAAGAAGTAGATGAACTCCACGAAAAAGACGTTCAAATTCGTGCCATCGGTGAGATAGAACTTCTTCCCGCAAATGTCTTAGAACTTCTTAAGGCTGCTATTGAAAAAACCGCCAAAAACCAAGGGCTAATACTTAACCTTGCGTTGAGCTACGGAGGGCGGGCTGAAATTGCCCAGGCTGCACGGCTCATTGCTCAGGCGGTTTTAAAGGGAGAGCTTAAACCCTCTGAGATTGACGAGGCGCTTTTTGCCCGTTTTCTTTACACTAAAGACCTGCCCGACCCGGACCTGCTTATCCGCACAAGTGGTGAGATGCGGCTTTCAAATTTTTTGCTTTATCAAACCGCTTATACCGAGCTTTATTTTACAGAGACCCTTTGGCCTGATTTCCGCGAAGAGGAATTTATAAAGGCCCTTAAAGATTACCAGCGCCGTGAAAGGCGTTTTGGAAAAATCAGCGAACAAATCCATGGATAA
- the pyrH gene encoding UMP kinase: MAEEVPRYKRVLLKLSGEALMGRAAYGIDPALLSSLAQELASLKKFEIKTGIVIGGGNIFRGISGVAQGFDRVRADQMGMLATVLNAIALGEALGQHGVPTKILSAFEIKGVVEAFVRENALDYLEEGYFLVFAAGTGCPFFTTDTAAVLRALEIKAEVMLKATKVDGVYSSDPMKDPKAQKFDHLSYEEVLEKNLRVMDLTAISLARDNNLPLIVFSMQKKGNIIKAVCGEKVGTLVGGEPHD, from the coding sequence ATGGCTGAGGAGGTGCCGCGATATAAGCGAGTTCTTCTTAAGCTTAGCGGTGAGGCCCTTATGGGCCGCGCCGCTTATGGCATTGATCCTGCTCTCCTTTCCTCTCTAGCCCAAGAATTAGCAAGCCTTAAAAAGTTCGAAATAAAAACCGGCATTGTCATTGGTGGTGGCAATATTTTTCGTGGTATTTCGGGTGTAGCCCAGGGTTTTGACCGGGTGCGTGCAGACCAAATGGGAATGCTTGCCACGGTACTAAACGCCATCGCTTTGGGTGAGGCTCTGGGTCAACACGGAGTCCCTACTAAAATCCTTTCGGCCTTTGAAATAAAAGGTGTGGTAGAAGCCTTTGTACGGGAAAATGCCCTTGATTATCTCGAAGAAGGCTATTTTTTGGTTTTCGCGGCAGGGACAGGGTGCCCTTTTTTCACCACAGACACCGCCGCAGTGCTGAGGGCCCTTGAAATAAAAGCTGAAGTAATGCTTAAGGCCACCAAGGTCGATGGTGTCTATTCTAGCGATCCTATGAAAGACCCAAAGGCCCAGAAATTTGATCATCTTTCCTATGAAGAAGTATTGGAAAAAAACTTAAGGGTTATGGATCTTACCGCCATCTCCCTTGCCCGTGACAATAATTTACCTTTGATTGTTTTTAGCATGCAGAAAAAAGGAAACATTATCAAAGCTGTATGCGGAGAAAAAGTGGGAACGCTTGTGGGAGGTGAGCCACATGATTAA
- a CDS encoding phosphatidate cytidylyltransferase, which yields MDKARILTAAVLLPLLILAILKGPPFLLLALALLAALIAWHEYAGMAALPSQLLWPGCLGLIISFLIIWQKGPVLAPGIWLGFFLFMLLFLRRYQAPQHQQELIKALFGYIYVLLGFSHLFLVLTLPAGRSWFLCLIAVIFGTDTGAYYAGRILGKHKLSPFISPKKTWEGAFGGTFLGILLGLSLGLYFKLASVYFLIPIFLLVSVVGQIGDLFESIIKRGFGVKDSGRLLPGHGGILDRTDALIFAAPLFYWLMVWTHG from the coding sequence ATGGATAAAGCACGTATCTTAACCGCAGCAGTCCTTCTACCTCTTCTTATTTTAGCCATTTTAAAAGGGCCGCCTTTTTTATTACTTGCTTTGGCCCTTCTTGCGGCTTTGATAGCCTGGCACGAATATGCAGGTATGGCCGCCCTTCCCTCTCAGTTGCTATGGCCAGGGTGCTTAGGCCTTATCATAAGTTTTTTGATTATCTGGCAAAAAGGCCCGGTACTTGCCCCTGGAATATGGCTTGGCTTTTTTCTCTTTATGCTTCTTTTTTTAAGGAGATACCAGGCCCCCCAACACCAGCAAGAATTAATAAAGGCCCTTTTTGGGTATATTTATGTGCTCCTAGGATTTTCTCATCTTTTTCTCGTGCTTACTCTTCCTGCCGGGCGCTCATGGTTTTTATGCTTAATCGCGGTAATTTTTGGCACTGATACCGGGGCTTACTATGCGGGAAGAATCCTGGGGAAACACAAGCTTTCACCTTTTATCAGCCCTAAAAAGACCTGGGAAGGAGCCTTTGGGGGGACTTTTCTTGGCATCTTATTGGGATTGAGTCTAGGTCTTTATTTCAAACTTGCTTCAGTTTATTTTTTAATACCGATATTTTTATTGGTTTCTGTAGTTGGCCAAATAGGAGACTTATTTGAATCCATTATTAAACGGGGTTTTGGGGTTAAAGATTCAGGACGCCTTTTGCCAGGCCACGGAGGAATACTTGACCGCACAGATGCCCTTATTTTCGCGGCACCACTTTTTTACTGGTTAATGGTGTGGACTCATGGCTAA
- a CDS encoding Uma2 family endonuclease — MTLPKFEEKYTVDDYMRWQGDWELIEGVPYAMAPSPRGRHQLVCLLISTQIEEKLRTCEEKCFVLPELDWIIDQETVVRPDLVIICKEVREHLKETPLVVIEVVSQNSARRDEILKFALYEREKVKYYALVYPELRKARIFLLKDDKYTKVFDGDEGSFEFDDLPCPFTIDFSRLWQRSY; from the coding sequence ATGACGCTGCCAAAGTTTGAAGAAAAATACACTGTTGATGACTACATGCGCTGGCAGGGAGACTGGGAGCTTATCGAAGGAGTTCCCTATGCCATGGCTCCTTCTCCCCGAGGCAGGCACCAGCTTGTTTGTTTGCTTATTTCAACTCAAATAGAAGAAAAGTTGCGCACCTGCGAAGAAAAATGTTTTGTCTTGCCTGAGCTTGACTGGATAATTGATCAGGAAACCGTGGTAAGGCCCGACCTTGTTATCATCTGTAAAGAAGTCCGTGAACACCTAAAAGAAACCCCCCTTGTGGTAATAGAAGTTGTTTCACAAAATAGTGCCCGGCGGGATGAAATTCTTAAATTTGCCCTTTATGAAAGGGAAAAAGTCAAATATTACGCCCTTGTCTATCCTGAACTTAGGAAAGCACGCATTTTTCTCTTAAAAGATGATAAATATACCAAGGTCTTTGATGGTGATGAGGGCTCATTTGAATTTGACGATCTCCCCTGCCCTTTTACCATTGATTTTTCGCGTCTCTGGCAAAGGAGTTATTAA
- the rseP gene encoding RIP metalloprotease RseP — translation MHTALAVIIVLGVLIFFHELGHFLMARLVGVRVLVFSLGFGPKIFAWERGGTEYRLSAIPLGGYVKLLGESVTDELSPEEIPYSFAHKPLRDKALIVAAGPIANFVLAWIFFVLVFTFQGKPIYLPEVGKVLPDSPAAQAGLKPGDMIIAVDGKPVSTWKDLNDIIKHSNGKPLKLTIKRGEKELVVTIKPQIREVKNIFGETIKTPLIGVVAGGKTKFEKINPAKALIEAAVMVFALIKLTLLSIVKLIERVLPLSTLGGPIFIAKLAGEQAQAGVWALISFMAILSVNLGVLNLLPIPMLDGGHLFMFAIEGIIGRPIPDRAKEMAMRVGFALLIMLMIVVFYNDILRLLGKSG, via the coding sequence ATGCACACAGCCTTGGCGGTCATAATTGTCCTGGGAGTTTTGATATTTTTCCATGAGCTGGGCCACTTCTTAATGGCAAGACTTGTGGGAGTGAGAGTCCTGGTATTTTCCTTGGGATTTGGCCCCAAAATATTTGCCTGGGAAAGGGGGGGCACGGAATATCGTCTTTCGGCCATTCCTTTGGGGGGCTATGTCAAACTTTTAGGTGAAAGTGTAACTGACGAATTATCACCTGAAGAAATTCCCTACTCTTTTGCCCATAAACCCTTACGGGATAAAGCTTTGATTGTCGCCGCAGGGCCTATTGCCAATTTCGTGCTTGCCTGGATCTTTTTTGTGCTGGTCTTTACCTTCCAAGGAAAGCCCATTTACCTACCTGAAGTAGGCAAAGTTTTGCCTGACTCTCCTGCTGCTCAGGCAGGACTTAAGCCAGGAGACATGATCATCGCTGTTGATGGAAAGCCTGTGAGTACCTGGAAAGACCTAAACGACATTATCAAGCACAGTAACGGAAAACCCCTTAAGCTGACCATCAAACGCGGAGAAAAAGAATTAGTCGTCACTATCAAGCCTCAGATAAGAGAAGTAAAAAACATCTTCGGCGAAACCATTAAAACTCCTCTCATTGGCGTTGTAGCAGGTGGTAAAACCAAATTCGAAAAGATAAACCCCGCCAAGGCCTTAATAGAAGCCGCTGTGATGGTCTTTGCGCTGATCAAGCTAACCCTTTTGTCTATTGTCAAGCTTATAGAACGCGTGCTTCCTTTATCAACTTTAGGGGGGCCTATTTTTATTGCCAAGCTTGCTGGGGAACAAGCACAGGCTGGGGTCTGGGCGTTAATCTCCTTTATGGCCATTCTTTCGGTCAACCTCGGGGTGCTAAATCTTCTTCCCATTCCCATGCTTGATGGTGGTCATCTATTCATGTTTGCTATTGAAGGGATTATCGGCCGTCCTATTCCAGACCGCGCTAAAGAGATGGCCATGCGTGTTGGGTTTGCCTTGCTCATTATGTTGATGATCGTTGTTTTTTATAACGACATTTTACGACTGCTTGGCAAAAGCGGCTAA
- the tsf gene encoding translation elongation factor Ts yields MAEVTMDMIKKLREKTAAGFMDCKKALEEAGGDMEKAVDLLRQKGLAVAAKRAGKATKEGVIAAYIHANKKLGAMVEVNCETDFVARTEEFQQFAYDIAMHIAAANPLCVAREDLPEEVINREKEIYIAQAKESGKPENVIEKIVQGKMEKFYKEVTLLEQPFVKNPDLTIQDLLNELMSKTGERIQIRRFARFQVGEEE; encoded by the coding sequence ATGGCTGAAGTAACCATGGATATGATAAAAAAACTGCGGGAAAAAACCGCAGCTGGCTTTATGGACTGCAAGAAAGCCCTTGAAGAAGCAGGCGGTGACATGGAAAAAGCTGTTGACCTATTGCGCCAGAAAGGCCTTGCGGTGGCAGCCAAAAGAGCAGGAAAGGCCACCAAAGAGGGCGTAATTGCCGCTTATATCCATGCCAACAAAAAACTCGGCGCTATGGTTGAGGTTAATTGCGAAACAGATTTTGTGGCACGCACCGAGGAGTTTCAACAGTTTGCTTATGATATTGCCATGCATATTGCCGCGGCTAACCCTCTTTGCGTAGCCCGGGAAGACTTACCAGAAGAAGTGATAAACCGCGAAAAAGAAATCTATATTGCTCAGGCCAAGGAAAGCGGCAAACCCGAAAATGTCATCGAAAAAATCGTTCAGGGCAAAATGGAAAAGTTTTACAAGGAAGTGACTCTCCTTGAACAACCCTTTGTTAAAAACCCTGACCTTACTATTCAGGATTTGCTCAATGAACTCATGTCCAAAACAGGTGAACGCATCCAAATTAGGCGTTTTGCCCGTTTCCAAGTAGGTGAGGAAGAATAA
- the rpsB gene encoding 30S ribosomal protein S2, which yields MSRLTMKQLLEAGVHFGHQTRRWNPKMKPFIFGERNGIHIIDLQQTVKLFDVAYDFIVDTVANGGKVLFVGTKRQAQDTIKEEAERCGMFYVNHRWLGGTLTNFRTIRRSIEKLKQLEEWFEDGTIERFPKKERLKLERLKQKLERNLGGIKEMEDLPQAIYIVDPKKEHIAVLEARKLGIPIVAIVDTNCDPDLIDYIIPGNDDAIRAIKLITSRIADACLEGKSFWEEKLQAETDKEIEAEMMEAAEGEAEEAEKLAEEIVSEALAETESETVTQAEQNQ from the coding sequence ATGTCAAGGCTTACCATGAAACAGCTTCTTGAAGCTGGTGTCCACTTTGGGCACCAAACCCGCCGCTGGAACCCAAAGATGAAACCTTTCATTTTTGGGGAAAGAAACGGTATCCACATTATTGACCTTCAACAAACAGTCAAACTATTCGATGTAGCTTACGATTTTATCGTAGATACCGTGGCTAACGGAGGGAAAGTTCTTTTTGTGGGGACCAAACGTCAGGCCCAGGATACTATCAAAGAAGAAGCTGAGCGCTGCGGTATGTTTTACGTAAACCACCGTTGGCTTGGCGGCACTCTAACCAATTTTCGCACTATAAGAAGAAGTATTGAAAAATTAAAACAACTTGAAGAGTGGTTTGAAGACGGCACCATTGAACGTTTCCCCAAAAAAGAACGCTTAAAGCTTGAAAGGCTTAAGCAAAAACTCGAACGCAACCTTGGCGGAATCAAAGAAATGGAAGACCTTCCTCAGGCAATTTATATTGTTGACCCCAAAAAAGAACACATTGCCGTGCTTGAAGCTCGTAAACTTGGTATTCCTATTGTGGCAATTGTTGACACCAACTGCGACCCTGACCTTATCGACTACATTATCCCTGGAAACGATGATGCCATCAGGGCCATTAAGCTAATAACCAGCAGGATTGCGGATGCCTGCCTTGAAGGAAAATCCTTCTGGGAAGAAAAACTTCAGGCGGAGACAGACAAAGAAATCGAAGCCGAAATGATGGAAGCAGCAGAAGGAGAGGCTGAAGAAGCTGAAAAGCTTGCTGAAGAAATAGTCTCAGAGGCCCTGGCAGAAACAGAATCAGAGACTGTAACCCAGGCTGAACAAAACCAGTAA
- a CDS encoding ATP-binding protein: MKEFFDFKSIYFRFASLVLIAIMSCSIFLTSLYVFFKNRTYWKNQTVILQQIAKSLEENIKYYLPLNKKQELKNIFKTYIGIAGISNIALFKGDQLIVSVKDLPHKKAIINCKENKLVWHNDHLHFKVNFTINIPKTENIESLILNPLPQNLRKTQKYSLCFIISGKAVKKEFWSTIFLSIIIGALATLIVSVIALLMIKKITMPLKRATEDLIKIADGKLAEIEENILKSDIKEIQELAQAFDKMVTALKNKEEMVRKEIQGYVDELERKNKQLQHTINELKESQEQLIQAEKLAGLGIIVAGIAHEINNPLQVINGYCEILMNKEDDSKKIEQLKRIQDHVLRIKKITESLVEYSRKEKNLAPVSLKEVIQSAIETVSLSERTKAVVFDIDVEVNNSKVLGRKTELQQVFVNLFLNSIQAMKGKGKIIVKAKKKDGFIYIKVKDTGPGIPEEHRKYIFDPFFTTKEPGEGTGLGLNIVYRIIMRHRGYIRVCDNDPGATFEIILQACD; the protein is encoded by the coding sequence ATGAAGGAATTTTTTGATTTTAAAAGTATTTATTTTCGCTTTGCTTCCTTGGTATTGATTGCCATCATGTCTTGTTCCATTTTCTTGACCAGTCTTTATGTCTTTTTTAAGAACAGAACCTATTGGAAAAATCAGACAGTTATATTACAGCAAATAGCTAAATCATTAGAAGAAAACATAAAATATTATTTACCGTTAAATAAAAAACAGGAATTAAAAAATATATTTAAAACTTATATCGGAATCGCTGGTATTAGCAATATAGCCCTTTTTAAAGGGGATCAATTAATTGTTAGTGTTAAAGATTTACCTCATAAAAAAGCTATTATAAATTGCAAGGAAAATAAACTAGTATGGCACAATGATCACTTACACTTTAAAGTCAACTTTACTATTAATATTCCCAAAACAGAAAACATTGAATCTTTAATCCTGAATCCTTTACCTCAAAATCTCCGTAAAACTCAAAAGTATTCACTTTGTTTTATCATATCTGGAAAAGCAGTCAAAAAAGAATTTTGGAGCACAATATTTCTTTCAATCATCATAGGAGCTTTGGCTACTTTAATTGTCAGTGTAATTGCATTATTAATGATAAAAAAGATTACAATGCCTTTAAAGAGGGCAACAGAAGACTTAATCAAGATTGCTGACGGAAAACTAGCTGAAATTGAAGAAAATATCTTGAAAAGCGATATAAAAGAAATACAAGAGTTAGCCCAAGCCTTCGATAAGATGGTAACTGCTTTAAAAAATAAAGAGGAAATGGTAAGAAAAGAAATCCAAGGCTATGTTGATGAGCTAGAAAGAAAAAACAAACAGTTACAACATACAATTAATGAATTAAAAGAAAGTCAGGAACAATTAATACAGGCTGAAAAACTGGCAGGTCTCGGCATCATTGTTGCTGGAATTGCCCACGAGATAAATAATCCCCTTCAAGTTATAAATGGTTACTGTGAAATTCTTATGAACAAAGAAGATGATTCCAAAAAAATTGAACAATTAAAACGCATTCAGGATCACGTTCTAAGAATTAAGAAGATTACAGAATCCTTGGTAGAATATTCTAGGAAAGAGAAAAATCTTGCCCCAGTTAGCCTTAAGGAAGTAATTCAAAGCGCTATTGAAACTGTAAGCTTATCAGAAAGAACAAAAGCTGTTGTGTTTGATATAGATGTGGAGGTCAATAACTCAAAAGTTCTAGGACGGAAAACAGAATTACAACAAGTTTTTGTAAATCTCTTTCTAAATTCTATCCAGGCTATGAAAGGAAAAGGTAAAATAATTGTCAAAGCTAAAAAGAAAGACGGCTTTATCTACATCAAGGTAAAAGATACAGGTCCAGGGATCCCTGAAGAGCATCGTAAGTATATTTTTGATCCTTTTTTCACTACGAAAGAACCCGGAGAAGGCACTGGCCTTGGGCTAAATATTGTTTATCGGATTATTATGAGACACAGGGGTTATATTCGAGTATGCGATAACGACCCCGGAGCCACCTTTGAAATTATTTTGCAGGCGTGCGACTAA